The following DNA comes from Triticum aestivum cultivar Chinese Spring chromosome 3D, IWGSC CS RefSeq v2.1, whole genome shotgun sequence.
tttagtccgacattgctagtttggtgggagttggacctccttataagggaggatgcttccccacatgtatgagcatgagaacaagagggacattcacgcgcgctcctcctccgctgcccgcctcgccatgccacgccACACCTcgtcgcgggttgcgggaatgagccgagccgatgtataAATTTTTACCACGCACGactggtatacgaaaggtcacacagAAGTTGAAAAGATTTTTGCTATAGTGGAGACTGAATGCGAACGGCGCATCCCTTCAGCCGCTGGCTGTTCACTTCGCCTCCCTCTCTTCGTTTCACCTCCCGttgctgccctctcgcctccttctcttgcgcctataaaagggaggtcgctcctttcagagagacgcaccagaacttcttcttcctctcgccaccggttccaatctctgagctgctgatgtcttcctcatcccgacttgcggcgtgcaccgtgagtcgggacagtaggcctccaaaaccgcacctcttttagtcatgtacgggagaagagtgataaggtttttggggagcgctctgcgcgactactgactttttgtcacggacgccccggactccaatgactacttcccctacgacgacttcttccccgacgtctgCAACCTCCTTGACGACATGGCTAGCGAGGACACCAACCCCAAGACCGGTGCTTCTGCTCCCGTCCCGTACGTTCTCATACTCTTTCTGTTACAGGTTCTGCCACAACTTCTTGCTCTAGTGTATATTCTAGATGTGTTCGGTTCTAgttcatatatgcatatgctatttaccttctctctgtcagattgcaagctatattagtcatgctttatctagtatttccgttaGTAAAattattcggtaaattgctcattttTCCAACAAAAACAATGTAACTTATGACTTGCATGCAGTACTTGCTCATGTGGCATAGTTACATTTCTAGAAAAAATAGCTAGtgggttgtactccctccgtaaactaatataaaagcatttagattattattttagttatctaaacactcttatattagtttacagagggaataCCTATTTAGGATAGTGGGTTGTacctatttaggaatagaagatatCACTAGAGACCAGTTCAGCTGGTGCAGGATTTTTGAGCCCAGACCGGGGAAATGTGGGGGCATCTTTTTCAGTTCGATCACAGATTCCGCTGCACCAATCACAGACCACGCGCTCAGGTTTCGGAATCTCAGCAGCTCTGCTGGCTTTCGGCCACCACGGAACGGCAGAGAGCAGGGCAGCGACAGCGGGCCCGCGCCGCAGCCACCGCGCCCACAATCCACATGCCGCTCCGCGTTCACTCTCCAGCGCCTTCCTCCCTCCCcgttctccccccctctctctctcttatcgCTTCCGAGCTCTCATGGCCGCACACCCCGCGCGCTAAGCAAGCCTGACAGCCCGACCCCATGAGGCAGCCGCACCTCCTCTCGCCGCAGCGGCTCTCCCCCTCGCCCGtcctctccccccacttctccCTTGGGAACTACCTGTACGGTTTGACTTCAGTCAAGTTCTTACCCTACGTGTTGGGCAGGTTAGTTTCTACTCCCACTTCCTTATTTTATTTTGGCATTCTCCGTGAATCTAACAGAAATAATGAAGTACATATTCCTGCACACAGAAAAATTAAGTACATAGCCTTAAACTTCTATTCCACAGAGCAAACTGCATTCATTGAGAAATTTAGCTGTTCTTAACGACCTGTTAACTTACAGTTTCATATGCATGATTCATGATGCAGTGTAGTAATGTTATTACGGACGCATGCGATTAACAAAATCAAAGGAGTAGCAAATACCATATACCTTATTAAGGGACTGACAACTTTTTGATCCAATACAAATTGAGCATTCCTTGGGACTGACAACTTTTTGATCCAATACAAATTGAGCATTCCTTTGTGAAGGAATATTACACTGAAATTTTTTCCATCAGTATATATTTTTCCTAAAGCAATTTTTACCTCAGATATTGCTTTTGTACGTATGCAGTTGGTTGGGTATGCTTCCAGGAACATGGGCTTATGTCAGTGCTGGTGCATTTGGGCGAGCTATAATCGTAAGTTCGTAAACCGTTGATCTTTTCTTAGTTCACCTTTTCTTTGCAAACTTGCTTTTGTTGCTACATCATGGATACTGCTCCACTATACAGTATATACTCTTTCAAGCCATAAAAAATGCTTTACAGACATATGTGTTCTCTACTCTTATATAGAATACTACCCCCTCTGTAAACTAATGTAGGACGTTTTAGAGACTTGACACAAGTCTCTAAAACGtcctatattagtttacagagggagtagctcaTAAGAACCGTCTCCATCCCATGGATATGGGGGTGTCTTGCAGCATGTTGACGTATCTGCTTTCTAGTGAAGTGTCCAGAATGTAATAGCACTTGTATATATCAAAATGCGGACACCTTAATCCAACTCAAGGCACCCCTTAAGTCTATAGTGTGCTTTGCTGTCGCTGGTAGCAGCTCAAATATTTCAGCAAAGTATTAGAACATGGTGTTTCATTTGATACTTTGAAAATTCAGTTGTATCTGTAGTCAGGACGGTTGAACTATAGAGGTACCGTAGTTCATTCAAACCTAATAAAAATAAACTTTCTTGAGTGAAACAATGATGAACTCATAAGGTCGATGAGATCTTTTTTTTTAATCAAGTGGCTTGAATACTTGGAACCATGAGATGGCTCCCTCGTTTTGCAGCAAGATGAGACGGAGATCGGTTTGGGAGGAAACAACCAGCTATTGACACTGGGCATAGGCCTATTAGTTACAGCCGTTGCTGCTACTTATGTAACACGGCTTGCTAAGGTAATTAAGCTTTTGTAGTATATGTATATAGTAACAGTGGGAATCAACTACTGAGATGTGTTATTTCCTTTTTGTCAACCTCGGCTACTATTGCTAACTGCTTCTCCTCTTTGTTTTCCAGGATGCTGTAAAGGATATTGACGACGAATAGAATGGTAGGATTACATAGCAAAAGGGCCATTCAAATAGCAAAGTAGCACGAGAATGTACATCACTGGCATCTTTTGGTGCAATCTAATCTAGAAATACAAGCGATTGTCAGAGGAAAAAACAAAGGTCTCTTCTCAGTGTCCTCATCCAGCTCTCCCATACACATCCCTACGCTGGATCTgtcaaaaataaaaaatgaggcGATGGTTGTTCGTTGTTGTACCTGCTCTGCCAACGCCGAACTTACCAGCAGTTGGCGTCCCTCATATGATCTCCTTGCCGTACGCCTTGGTGACCATCTTGATCGCGGCGTGGCAGT
Coding sequences within:
- the LOC123075164 gene encoding uncharacterized protein codes for the protein MRQPHLLSPQRLSPSPVLSPHFSLGNYLYGLTSVKFLPYVLGSWLGMLPGTWAYVSAGAFGRAIIQDETEIGLGGNNQLLTLGIGLLVTAVAATYVTRLAKDAVKDIDDE